The Tessaracoccus aquimaris sequence GCCGGGGCGGACCTGCAGGTTCATGGTGCTGGTGGGGGTCGCCTTGTTCAGCGCCATGTCGACCAGGTCGTGCGGGACGATCGCCTTCCTGGCGCCAGCCTCGATCAGCGGGTTGATGTGGACGACCTGGGCGCCGCGGGCGTACGCGTCGGTGAGCATCGTCAGCATCCGCGGGGCGTTGGTGGCGGCGTTGACGCCCATGATGAAGATCGCGTCGGCCAGTTCCCAGTCGTCGACGTCGGTGGTGCCCTTGCCGGTCGCGAGTGAGGCGCGTAGTGCCCGCCCGGACGCCTCGTGGCACATGTTGGAGCAGTCGGGCAGGTTGTTGGTGCCGAACTCGCGGGCCATCAACTGGTACAGGAACGACGCCTCGTTGCTGAGCCGCCCCGAGGTGTAGAACGCGGCCCGGTTCGGGTCGCCGAGCGCGTTGAGTTCGTCGCCGATCATCGCGAACGCCTCTTCCCAGGAGACCGGCACGTAGGTGTCGGTCTCGGCGTCGTAGCTCATCGGGTGGGTGAGCCGTCCGACGTCCTCGAGGGCGAAGTCGGTCCATTCGGCCAGTTCCGTGACGGTGTGCTCGGCGAAGAACTCCGGGGTGGTGCGGTCGTCGGTCATCTCCCAGGTGCTGTGCTTGACGCCGTTCTCGCACACGTCGAGCGGGAGGAAGTGCTTGGCGTCGGGCCAGGCGCAGCCGGGGCAGTCGAATCCCTTGTCCGGGTGGTTGATGGTGAACATCGCCTTGGTGCCGCGGATCACCTGACGTTCCCCGGTGAGGATCTTGCCGACCGACACCGTCGCGCCCCATCCGGCGGCCGGGTGCGTGTAGGCCTTCTGGTACCACTTCTCGGTGGTGGCGGGGCCGTAGCCGCCCTGACGTGGCACGTCGGGCATCAGCCCGGCGACCTTCTCCAGTTCATCGTGTGACATATCGATCGTCCTTCGCTAGGGCGTGCGCAGGTTCCTGCGTGATGCGGTCTGCTCGGGTGTAGATGTTCATGGAGGTGCCGCGGAGGAAGCCGACGAGGGTCAGCCCCGCGGACTGCGCGAGTTCGACGGCCAGCGACGACGGTGCGGAGACGGCCGCCAGCATCGGGACGCCTGCCATGGTCGCTTTTTGGACCAGTTCGAAGCTGGCACGGCCGCTGACCTGCAGCACGGTGCCCCGCAGCGGAAGCCGGTCGTGCAGGACGGCCCAGCCGATCACCTTGTCGACGGCGTTGTGCCTCCCGACGTCCTCACGCGAGACGAGCAGTTCCCCCGTCGCCGCGTCGAAGAGTGCCGCGGCGTGCAGCCCTCCGGTCTTGTCGAAGACGGCCTGCTCGGCGCGGAGCCGGTCGGGGAAGGTGACCAGGCGCTCGGCGGCCACGGTCGCGGCGTCGGAGGCCACGTCGTAGACGGAGACGGTCTCGACGGCCTCGATGCTCGCCTTACCGCACATCCCGCACGAACTGGTCGTGTAGAAGGCCCGTGCGATGTCCGTCGACGGGGGTGCGACCCCAGCCGCGAGGGCGACGTCGAGCACGTTGTAGGTGTTCTCCTCGCCGCCTGCGCCCGGCCCGCCGCAGTGGATGGCGGTGCGGAACTGGTCGCCCCGGGAGATGACCGCCTCGGACACGAGGAAGCCCGCGGCGAGTTCGACGTCGTGCCCGGGGGTGCGCATCGTGACGGTCAGCGGTCGCCCGGCGATCCTGATCTCGAGGGGCTCCTCGACGGCGAGCGTGTCGACGCGTGTGTTCGGCGGCTCACCGAGGGTGAGTCGCGTCACGGGTCGCCGCGCCGTTATCCGCCCCATCACGCCACTGTAACTGCGCTTGTCGCGCGGGGAGCGCCATTCCACGACCCAGTTGGATCAACCCGGTTCCCTGAGCTCGTCGAAGGGTCCGGAACCACACTTCGCCAGAAGCGCCCCGCAATCGGACGTCTCGACAAGCTCGACGAACGCACCAGTCCGACGCACGTCGTTCCCTGAGCCTGTCGAAGGGTCCGCAACCACAGCCAGTCGGAAACGTGCAGCGATCGGACGTCTCGACAAGCTCGACGAACGGCACCACAACCCACCCGAAGCGCCCCGCAACCGGACGTCTCGACAAGCTCGACGAACGGCACCACAACCCATCGGAAGCGCCCCGCAACCGGACGTCTCGACAAGCTCGACGAACGGCTGACGAGCCCGGCGAACGGACGTCTCGACAAGCTCGACGAACGGCGCTGCTTCAGGGGCGAGCGTCAGGACAGCTTGGCGAGGAT is a genomic window containing:
- a CDS encoding molybdopterin-dependent oxidoreductase, yielding MSHDELEKVAGLMPDVPRQGGYGPATTEKWYQKAYTHPAAGWGATVSVGKILTGERQVIRGTKAMFTINHPDKGFDCPGCAWPDAKHFLPLDVCENGVKHSTWEMTDDRTTPEFFAEHTVTELAEWTDFALEDVGRLTHPMSYDAETDTYVPVSWEEAFAMIGDELNALGDPNRAAFYTSGRLSNEASFLYQLMAREFGTNNLPDCSNMCHEASGRALRASLATGKGTTDVDDWELADAIFIMGVNAATNAPRMLTMLTDAYARGAQVVHINPLIEAGARKAIVPHDLVDMALNKATPTSTMNLQVRPGGDFALMRGIAKVVFEEAEHDPKAIDREFLDAHTEGWETYRDIVRATPWSEIVRQAGLTEPAIRGAAAIYLASEATIISWCLGLSQHEFGVQAIREIVNVLLLRGNIGRPGAGPAPVRGHSNVQGNRTCGIDHRPTEEFLSKLDAVCGITSPASTASPPSPP
- the fdhD gene encoding formate dehydrogenase accessory sulfurtransferase FdhD — encoded protein: MEWRSPRDKRSYSGVMGRITARRPVTRLTLGEPPNTRVDTLAVEEPLEIRIAGRPLTVTMRTPGHDVELAAGFLVSEAVISRGDQFRTAIHCGGPGAGGEENTYNVLDVALAAGVAPPSTDIARAFYTTSSCGMCGKASIEAVETVSVYDVASDAATVAAERLVTFPDRLRAEQAVFDKTGGLHAAALFDAATGELLVSREDVGRHNAVDKVIGWAVLHDRLPLRGTVLQVSGRASFELVQKATMAGVPMLAAVSAPSSLAVELAQSAGLTLVGFLRGTSMNIYTRADRITQEPAHALAKDDRYVTR